In the Aythya fuligula isolate bAytFul2 chromosome 8, bAytFul2.pri, whole genome shotgun sequence genome, one interval contains:
- the LDLRAD1 gene encoding low-density lipoprotein receptor class A domain-containing protein 1, producing MNKTHPQRNGDVAPFDPAKPFSEERGCCWPCGARLCCPPRCVCVTSLLLLAAMVAIVGLAVALGLPPRSPANRLCAASNNRTGFLCDDRVTCIPASQLCDRTSNCRDGEDEQEELCGDLPHSLPTYLVFRCGNPAHWVYADKRCNGINDCGDCSDEMGSLSACPPCGSAWWSCSPVLYEYCACVPRSLCRDSIQHCTSWSDEYLCTP from the exons atgAACAAAACTCACCCCCAG AGGAACGGTGATGTAGCTCCTTTTGATCCAGCAAAGCCCTTCTCTGAAGAAAGAG gctgctgctggccgtgTGGGGCCCGCCTGTGCTGCCCGCCGAGATGTGTCTGTGTCACCTCactgctcctcctggctgccatgGTGGCCATCGTGGGCCTGGCGGTGGCACTGGGGCTCCCACCACGCTCACCAG CGAACCGCCTCTGTGCAGCCTCCAATAACCGGACAGGTTTCTTGTGCGATGACAGAGTGACCTGCATCCCGGCCAGCCAGCTCTGTGACAGAACCTCCAACTGCAGAGACGGAGAGGATGAGCAGGAGGAACTCTGTG GCGAcctgccccacagcctccccacCTACCTGGTTTTCCGCTGCGGTAACCCTGCGCACTGGGTCTATGCTGACAAGAGGTGCAACGGGATCAATGACTGCGGGGACTGCTCCGACGAGATGGGGAGCT TGTCTGCCTGCCCTCCGTGCGGGTCAGCGtggtggagctgcagccccgtgCTCTATGAGTACTGTGCCTGCGTGCCCAGGTCGCTGTGCCGTGACAGCATCCAGCACTGCACCAGCTGGTCCGATGAGTACCTCTGCACACCGTGA